Proteins from one Kazachstania africana CBS 2517 chromosome 1, complete genome genomic window:
- the ATG20 gene encoding Atg20p (similar to Saccharomyces cerevisiae ATG20 (YDL113C); ancestral locus Anc_2.324) — MSSENLQTIEARLDQCTSETVTTNDMEEKEEADLVSSGLGNIPDIDEQLHTEKEQSLVHTAIIEKDNPFFEQNQRREESMSKSTPVKISNVKKPVNPNNTYNSEADDLLHNRKSADSTLPSLSANSNSKENSVTSLHQIPSSNLNDSTMNEGSKRVQIKETNKVSEGQGRNYIAYTIQFGDNTVKRRYSDFELLRNILLKLFPMTLIPPIPEKQSIKNYGKAITGSNSSTYLLPSEDVGPVDLSLSVINGSVSNRNEKLIRHRIRMLTQFLNKLLQNKEIGKTSIINDFLDPNNPHWSDFINSSATFSSLPKNRLQCNPLNPTSTTRIHASLPIPSSSILLSSKENIDANKRQNEENFNSASTTKDSFQAIEQDYKKYEFLLDNGVYKYNRRITRNFHDLKYDMKDLNDALAQFVNKKGQETDLVEQLSYLSNTYDESAILLEKMVSRLYYNINEPLDELTRMAGSARELLKFRKLKYIQNENIKKTLSSKTTQLSKIEQQNHDFKKIDRVIDQEMSKSHKISLERPPEDYKSSTYSGKLFNKFNKLAAMVKETVNYQDIDPRVTSENLQKDIKVLTDTLNVTEADLVTISDVIANDQLPNFSEEREREIIDILKHYSKYMKDYDKKKSGNLERA; from the coding sequence ATGTCTAGTGAAAACTTACAGACGATTGAAGCACGATTGGACCAATGTACTAGTGAAACAGTCACTACCAATGACATGGAAGAGAAGGAAGAGGCTGATTTGGTAAGCTCTGGACTTGGAAACATTCCAGACATCGACGAACAATTGCATACTGAAAAGGAACAGAGTTTGGTACATACGgcaattattgaaaaggataaTCCTTTCTTTGAGCAAAATCAAAGGAGGGAAGAATCTATGTCGAAAAGTACTCCTGTGAAAATAAGTAATGTGAAGAAACCAGTGAACCCTAATAATACTTATAACAGTGAGGCAGATGATCTATTACACAATAGAAAATCTGCAGATTCGACACTACCTTCTTTGTCTGCTAATAGTAATTCAAAGGAGAATAGCGTTACCAGTTTGCATCAAATTCcttcttctaatttgaACGACAGCACTATGAATGAAGGAAGTAAGAGGGTTCAAATTAAAGAGACCAATAAAGTTTCTGAAGGGCAGGGAAGGAATTATATTGCATACACCATCCAGTTTGGGGACAATACGGTAAAAAGACGGTATAGTGACTTTGAATTATTGAGAAACATACTGTTAAAATTGTTTCCGATGACCTTAATACCTCCAATTCCAGAGAAACAAagtataaaaaattatggaAAGGCTATTACTGGTTCAAATTCCTCCACCTATCTTTTGCCCTCTGAAGATGTTGGTCCAGTGGATTTGTCACTTTCTGTTATAAATGGATCTGTAAGTAACAGGAACGAAAAACTTATACGACATAGAATTAGAATGCTCACACAGTTTCTCAACAAgcttttacaaaataaagaGATTGGGAAGACCTCAATaattaatgattttttaGATCCGAATAACCCTCACTGGTCCGATTTTATCAATAGTTCAGCTACTTTTTCATCGTTACCCAAGAATCGTTTGCAGTGCAACCCATTAAATCCAACTAGTACAACTAGAATACATGCATCATTACCTATACCTTCCTCATCGATATTACTTTCATCGaaggaaaatattgatgCAAATAAGAGGCAGAATGaggaaaatttcaatagtGCAAGCACCACAAAGGATTCTTTCCAGGCAATTGAACAGGATTATAAGAAATATGAGTTTCTTTTAGACAATGGtgtttataaatataatagaCGTATAACGAGAAATTTCCATGACTTAAAATACGACATGAAAGATCTGAATGATGCTTTGGCCCAATTTGTCAATAAAAAGGGCCAGGAAACAGATTTAGTGGAGCAACTTTCGTATCTGAGTAATACATACGACGAGTCTGCAATTTTATTGGAGAAAATGGTAAGTAGACTTTATTATAACATTAATGAACCACTCGATGAGTTAACTAGAATGGCGGGGTCTGCAAGAGAGCTACTTAAATTTCGCAAGCTCAAATACATCCAAAACGAGAATATTAAAAAGACATTAAGCAGTAAGACTACACAGTTATCAAAGATTGAACAACAAAACCAtgacttcaaaaaaatcgaTAGAGTAATCGATCAGGAGATGAGTAAAAGCCATAAAATCTCATTAGAAAGACCTCCCGAAGACTACAAATCAAGCACGTATAGCGGTAAactttttaataaattcaacaaaCTAGCTGCTATGGTCAAAGAAACCGTTAATTATCAAGATATTGACCCAAGAGTAACATCAGAGAATTTACAAAAGGATATCAAAGTTTTAACTGATACGCTCAACGTTACAGAAGCAGATTTGGTCACAATTTCGGATGTGATTGCGAATGATCAATTGCCGAATTTTTCTGaggaaagagaaagagaaattatTGACATTTTAAAGCACTATTCGAAGTACATGAAAGACTatgacaaaaaaaaatctggAAATTTGGAGAGAGCTTAA
- the KAFR0A06840 gene encoding short-chain dehydrogenase/reductase (similar to Saccharomyces cerevisiae YDL114W; ancestral locus Anc_2.323) yields the protein MNCISPNVFQCPASELRRTVTKYTNEYLSFYGRATMSISRRAFNENSIVLVTGGSDGLGLEIVTQLVHKNIMKIIVIDVSPPKIPFSEDKIEFYKCDITNLNAIKRIHNDVKEKFGHISVLVNNAGITKIKSLKNSSYDEIERVIKVNYIGAYYIMQTFVPDMILNRHGYIINIASILGTVTPARLTTYGASKAGLISLHNSVTEIIRASFPNDSSIQTLLVCPGKLSTNMFADVYTPSKILAPDINATTLAKNIVDTVSDDTKMSTLKTPYYTNIVPIFRRQLGWPYLWLLKKISSMDEVTAI from the coding sequence ATGAACTGCATTTCACCCAACGTCTTTCAATGCCCAGCGTCTGAGCTGAGAAGAACTGTTACAAAATATACAAATGaatatctttctttctatGGCAGAGCCACAATGTCAATTAGCAGAAGagctttcaatgaaaatagtaTAGTACTAGTAACAGGAGGTTCTGATGGATTAGGCTTGGAGATTGTAACACAGCTTGTACACAAGAACATCATGAAAATCATTGTGATTGATGTATCACCCCCAAAGATACCATTTAgtgaagataaaattgaattctatAAATGTGATATAACAAACTTAAATGCAATAAAAAGAATTCACAATGatgtcaaagaaaaatttggcCACATTTCAGTGTTGGTTAATAATGCTGGTATAACAAAGATCAAAAGCTTAAAAAATTCGTCGTATGATGAAATCGAACGAGTTATCAAGGTGAATTATATCGGCGCTTATTACATAATGCAGACATTTGTACCCGATATGATATTGAATAGACATGGttatattatcaatattgCATCAATACTTGGAACTGTGACACCTGCAAGGTTAACTACATATGGGGCTTCCAAAGCTGGATTGATTTCCTTGCATAATTCAGTCACTGAAATAATTAGAGCGTCATTCCCGAATGATAGCTCAATACAAACATTGCTAGTTTGTCCAGGGAAACTTAGTACAAATATGTTTGCTGACGTTTACACACCGTCAAAAATCCTGGCGCCGGACATCAACGCTACAACACTGGCAAAAAACATTGTCGATACAGTTTCAGATGATACAAAAATGAGTACTCTTAAGACTCCATACTATACAAACATTGTTCCCATTTTTAGACGTCAATTAGGATGGCCTTATTTGTGGctactaaaaaaaataagcaGTATGGATGAAGTGACTGCCATATGA